In Paenibacillus sp. BIC5C1, a genomic segment contains:
- a CDS encoding oxidoreductase, with translation MENHERQALVIGATGLVGGLLVKSLLQNPAYRRIRILVRRPLELEHPKLEQYVVDWEQLEEQKDLFRDIDDLYCCLGTTIKKAGSQENFRQVDLHYPVKAAILAKEHGVSQMLVISSMGADAGSRVFYSRTKGEMEEALSAIGFRSLHIFRPSLILGDRKEKRLGEQLAAHAMTFLDRWMKGRVDKYRAIQASTIARAMMNIALVQTKGNHVYSNDVIHVLGLDES, from the coding sequence TTGGAAAATCACGAACGGCAAGCCCTTGTGATTGGAGCTACTGGGCTTGTAGGTGGACTGCTGGTAAAGAGCTTGCTTCAGAATCCGGCTTATCGCCGAATTCGTATATTGGTTAGACGACCGCTTGAATTGGAACATCCAAAGCTGGAGCAATATGTCGTGGACTGGGAACAACTTGAAGAACAAAAAGATCTGTTTCGCGATATTGATGACTTATATTGTTGTTTGGGCACAACAATTAAAAAAGCGGGCAGTCAGGAAAATTTCCGCCAAGTGGACCTTCACTACCCCGTAAAAGCCGCCATACTTGCCAAGGAGCATGGGGTATCCCAGATGCTCGTCATTTCTTCCATGGGAGCCGATGCCGGGTCACGTGTATTTTATAGTCGGACCAAGGGAGAGATGGAAGAGGCATTATCGGCTATCGGTTTCCGTTCACTGCATATATTCCGTCCGTCGTTAATCCTTGGAGATCGCAAAGAAAAACGGTTGGGTGAGCAATTGGCAGCTCATGCCATGACTTTTCTGGATCGCTGGATGAAAGGCAGAGTGGATAAATACCGGGCAATCCAGGCTTCAACCATAGCTCGGGCCATGATGAACATTGCACTTGTTCAAACCAAGGGGAATCACGTGTATTCCAATGACGTTATTCATGTGTTGGGATTGGATGAGTCCTGA
- a CDS encoding tryptophan-rich sensory protein, whose protein sequence is MSRNNPYKWLNAIGFIAVIVVNYLSNALPIGGRTNKEVSDMYPVLLTPSGYAFSIWGLIYLLLAGFVIYQFVPSSWKRDSITRLGYWFLASCAFNVAWIFAFQNLKIGLALVVIVLLLLSLIMLYVKTRAITLPTTAEIWLVKLPFSIYLGWVSVATIINAAVLLYKIGWDGFGLSEPTWTIIMLIVGLVLAVLVSFPYRDSVYPLVFTWAYIAIALKQKDVTSVYYTAIIVAIVLAIYAVWLFFARNQDRD, encoded by the coding sequence ATGTCACGTAACAATCCGTACAAGTGGTTAAACGCGATTGGATTCATCGCTGTTATCGTAGTAAACTACCTTTCCAACGCGCTGCCGATCGGAGGCAGGACCAATAAGGAAGTATCGGATATGTACCCTGTATTGCTCACCCCTTCAGGTTATGCTTTCTCCATATGGGGACTGATCTATCTGCTGCTCGCTGGCTTTGTCATCTATCAGTTCGTTCCCTCTTCTTGGAAAAGGGACTCCATTACCCGTCTCGGTTACTGGTTTCTAGCAAGCTGCGCCTTTAATGTAGCATGGATCTTCGCTTTTCAAAATCTCAAAATCGGCCTCGCCTTAGTCGTCATCGTTCTGCTTCTGTTGTCCCTGATCATGTTATATGTAAAAACGCGGGCAATCACCCTTCCCACAACTGCTGAAATCTGGCTCGTGAAGCTGCCGTTCAGCATATATCTTGGATGGGTTAGCGTAGCAACCATAATCAATGCAGCTGTTTTATTATATAAAATCGGCTGGGATGGCTTTGGACTCAGTGAACCTACCTGGACCATCATCATGTTAATTGTAGGCCTGGTGCTGGCTGTACTGGTGAGCTTCCCTTACCGGGATAGTGTATACCCACTTGTCTTTACATGGGCATACATTGCCATCGCACTCAAACAAAAAGACGTCACCTCCGTATATTATACGGCAATTATCGTTGCGATCGTGCTAGCCATTTATGCGGTATGGCTGTTCTTCGCCCGTAATCAGGATCGGGATTAA
- a CDS encoding response regulator transcription factor, with protein sequence MKALIVDDEKHVRDAIKLLGQWEAAGIDTLYEAADGHEAVAAITAHQPQIVLSDMRMPGKDGMALLEWISVHAPHSKVLVISGYDDFELVRHAIRYGGTDYLLKPVEADELNSSLFRAVDAWKEDDAVRVQSTRQSMVVNQMRPHYHDRLLTELVVGRGSNNTQFQRLRDELNLPKQIDSCSVAVTSLSHLDAQCLAKYRSQPDLLVFSVLNICAEMLSPPAEGVVFRQLDQPDEVVLLYWGQCSTLQTILEKVNDGLEQTIQRRLHFGISSCEFYPTGTSGAYQEASLRLWRRNALQTKQCIHDAMESSNGNKGLRLSTFEESLRLASMSGRASSVSNAVAEWIDPITRLDVVTAEQIQQWVDEMEWMIGRWLDDAAGAPPKEEDEAIDEQSIPFAELPLDRDGLLSLPLLRSLLEQRLLAAGKALTAHHHATPDPMSEIARYMDAHYQEDLSLQQIAARFYLSREYISRKFKQQFGLNWSEYLGKLRINNAKLLLQNPSLRIAKISEMVGYQDEKYFSKVFKKMEGITPGEYRKTLSDGNA encoded by the coding sequence ATGAAAGCCTTGATTGTCGATGATGAAAAACACGTCCGCGATGCGATTAAGCTGCTTGGTCAATGGGAAGCCGCAGGAATTGATACCTTGTATGAAGCGGCAGATGGTCATGAAGCGGTCGCTGCCATTACGGCTCATCAACCACAAATTGTACTCAGCGATATGCGAATGCCTGGCAAGGATGGTATGGCTCTGCTTGAATGGATATCTGTTCATGCCCCTCACAGCAAGGTACTGGTCATCAGCGGATATGATGATTTTGAACTGGTCAGACATGCGATCCGATATGGAGGTACGGACTACCTGCTCAAACCAGTTGAAGCCGACGAACTGAATTCATCCTTATTTAGAGCAGTCGACGCCTGGAAAGAAGACGATGCTGTTCGTGTGCAGTCCACAAGACAATCCATGGTGGTCAACCAGATGCGTCCGCATTATCATGACAGACTGCTCACAGAGCTTGTCGTGGGACGCGGAAGCAACAATACCCAATTTCAACGGCTACGGGATGAATTAAATCTGCCCAAGCAAATCGATAGTTGCAGTGTGGCCGTCACCAGCCTTTCCCATCTCGATGCCCAATGCTTGGCAAAATATCGCAGCCAGCCTGATTTGCTCGTATTCTCTGTGCTAAATATTTGTGCGGAGATGTTATCCCCACCTGCCGAAGGTGTCGTATTCCGCCAGCTTGATCAACCGGATGAAGTCGTTCTCCTATATTGGGGTCAGTGCTCGACACTTCAAACCATTCTCGAAAAAGTAAACGATGGTTTGGAGCAGACCATCCAACGCCGTCTTCATTTCGGTATCTCCAGCTGTGAGTTTTATCCTACCGGAACCTCGGGAGCCTATCAGGAAGCCAGTTTGCGGTTGTGGCGACGCAATGCCCTGCAAACGAAGCAGTGCATTCACGATGCAATGGAGTCCTCCAACGGAAACAAGGGACTTCGGTTATCTACCTTTGAGGAGTCCTTACGACTGGCATCTATGAGTGGGCGCGCTTCCAGTGTATCCAATGCGGTTGCAGAATGGATTGATCCCATTACCCGGCTCGATGTCGTAACAGCCGAGCAGATACAGCAATGGGTGGATGAAATGGAATGGATGATTGGCCGTTGGCTCGATGATGCTGCAGGCGCCCCACCGAAGGAGGAAGATGAAGCGATAGATGAACAATCCATTCCATTCGCCGAGTTACCTTTGGACCGTGACGGACTGTTATCGCTGCCCTTGCTCCGCTCCCTGCTGGAGCAGCGGTTGCTCGCAGCCGGAAAGGCCCTTACTGCACATCATCATGCCACACCGGACCCGATGAGTGAGATCGCACGTTATATGGATGCTCATTATCAGGAGGATCTGTCTCTGCAACAGATTGCTGCTCGGTTCTACCTGAGTCGCGAATATATATCACGCAAATTCAAACAGCAGTTCGGATTGAACTGGTCGGAGTATTTGGGTAAGCTGCGGATCAATAACGCCAAGCTGCTGTTACAGAACCCTTCACTACGAATTGCAAAGATCTCGGAGATGGTCGGCTATCAGGATGAGAAGTATTTCAGTAAAGTGTTCAAAAAAATGGAGGGCATCACACCTGGGGAATATCGCAAAACGTTATCTGACGGAAATGCTTGA
- a CDS encoding RNA polymerase sigma factor produces the protein MTEPIEDSRLMRQIAERDASALELLYDRYERAVYSFAYRIVGDPMTAEETVQELFLRVWNNAERYEASQGKLTTWMFAITRNIAVDMLRRKSKSAATTSVENETLAAYADEHTNTEEEIERKWEGVRIKKALSQLNGDQQQVIESIYYAGLTQQEVSSRFGIPLGTVKSRVRLAMRQLQKLLADAEMHPDAGREGIHP, from the coding sequence ATGACTGAACCAATAGAGGACAGCAGGTTAATGCGGCAGATTGCAGAGCGAGATGCTTCCGCACTGGAGCTTTTATATGACCGCTATGAGCGGGCGGTGTATTCTTTTGCGTATCGGATCGTTGGTGATCCAATGACAGCAGAAGAGACTGTCCAAGAATTGTTCCTGCGGGTCTGGAACAATGCTGAACGATATGAGGCCTCACAGGGGAAGCTGACCACGTGGATGTTCGCCATTACGCGCAACATTGCAGTGGACATGCTGAGGCGAAAATCCAAAAGCGCAGCTACGACCTCAGTGGAAAATGAAACACTGGCGGCTTATGCCGATGAACATACAAATACAGAAGAAGAAATAGAGCGCAAATGGGAAGGTGTCCGGATCAAGAAGGCCTTGTCCCAGTTGAACGGTGACCAGCAACAGGTCATTGAATCGATCTATTATGCAGGCTTAACGCAACAGGAGGTATCTAGCAGATTCGGGATTCCGCTGGGTACGGTAAAGAGCCGTGTCAGGCTTGCGATGCGGCAGCTTCAGAAGCTGCTCGCCGATGCTGAAATGCATCCGGACGCGGGAAGGGAGGGCATACATCCATGA
- a CDS encoding MFS transporter → MLGGPFLTGFLLYLGAGSRHIGFVLAITTFVNIAQIGAAYWMQRIRSRKRMLVLFVGMHRILWSSTGLIPFLFPKEWWVGIYIGVYTVAFIANTIGGMIWTSLIGDIVPAKVRGRYFGIRNTILNALGSVCLFAGGIVLDRFPGEMGFLILFIPVWICAIANTVIYCFYPDVPFERSTEKVFWGMFKKPFQDPSFLRAALFLAAWLLIQTLIVPLFSYVMLDLLNINYQTVSIITVVQTLVMMAGFYIWGNLNARFSNKTLLFWTLPIIALSCLSWGLMSFMPVLIALFLSHIFLGIGVGGFNQLAFNFTIGDTPKSERPMFVAVYSAMTGVTSFLGPLIGGWLYERMENWPDAMNWVSAYGFQVGVGAAMLVLAFTLGRRVLLK, encoded by the coding sequence TTGCTGGGAGGCCCATTTTTAACCGGATTTCTGCTGTACCTCGGGGCCGGGTCAAGACATATTGGCTTTGTGCTCGCCATTACGACGTTTGTCAATATCGCCCAGATTGGAGCGGCTTACTGGATGCAGCGCATTCGCAGCCGCAAACGCATGCTTGTATTGTTTGTAGGGATGCATCGCATCCTGTGGAGTTCGACGGGACTGATACCGTTCCTGTTTCCCAAGGAGTGGTGGGTAGGCATTTATATTGGTGTGTATACGGTTGCATTCATAGCCAATACAATTGGCGGTATGATCTGGACCTCATTGATTGGAGATATCGTTCCTGCCAAGGTGAGAGGGCGCTATTTCGGAATTCGTAATACAATTCTGAACGCACTTGGAAGCGTATGCTTATTTGCTGGAGGCATCGTTCTGGACCGGTTCCCTGGGGAGATGGGCTTTTTGATCCTGTTCATTCCTGTGTGGATCTGCGCCATAGCCAATACGGTTATTTATTGCTTTTATCCAGATGTGCCGTTTGAACGTTCAACTGAAAAGGTTTTTTGGGGCATGTTCAAGAAGCCGTTTCAGGATCCTTCCTTTCTGAGGGCTGCACTGTTCCTCGCGGCCTGGTTACTGATCCAGACGTTGATCGTTCCGCTATTTTCCTACGTGATGCTTGACCTGCTTAACATTAATTATCAGACGGTATCCATAATTACTGTGGTGCAGACACTCGTTATGATGGCAGGATTCTATATCTGGGGCAATCTGAACGCGAGATTCAGCAATAAAACCTTATTATTTTGGACATTACCGATCATCGCACTCTCCTGTCTGTCATGGGGATTGATGTCGTTTATGCCTGTTTTGATAGCGCTTTTTTTATCCCATATTTTTCTCGGTATTGGTGTGGGTGGATTCAACCAGCTTGCTTTCAACTTCACAATTGGAGATACGCCAAAAAGTGAAAGACCGATGTTTGTCGCCGTGTATTCGGCTATGACCGGAGTGACCTCGTTTCTTGGACCGCTGATCGGTGGCTGGTTGTATGAGAGAATGGAAAACTGGCCGGACGCGATGAATTGGGTTTCCGCCTATGGATTCCAAGTGGGTGTTGGTGCAGCGATGCTGGTTCTTGCGTTTACACTTGGACGACGTGTACTTCTGAAATAG
- a CDS encoding phosphatase PAP2 family protein translates to MHVLKSKSYWLSLSLMLSLAVMGMFYDILNSPERGFSVLNSPLDRIIPYVPSMSIPYLGWYPFVFGVLAYLCAKDRLTYYRVLLSMNICVWICYLIYFNFQTMVPRPELTGTGLGASLLGWLYGQDRPYNCFPSIHALHSYLVMRAVLSVQSIRKYVKVLVAAGAALIILSTLMIKQHVIYDALGAVVLGECVFTIITGLSLHRRRRKESKWTEGIS, encoded by the coding sequence GTGCACGTATTAAAAAGCAAATCCTACTGGCTGTCGTTAAGCTTGATGCTTTCCTTGGCTGTCATGGGGATGTTCTATGATATTCTGAATAGTCCGGAACGCGGTTTCTCTGTGCTGAATTCCCCGTTGGACCGGATCATCCCTTATGTACCATCCATGTCCATACCCTATCTGGGTTGGTATCCGTTTGTCTTCGGCGTGTTGGCTTATTTATGTGCCAAAGATCGGCTCACTTATTATCGCGTCCTGTTATCCATGAACATCTGTGTCTGGATCTGTTACCTGATCTATTTTAATTTTCAGACCATGGTGCCGCGTCCCGAGTTAACAGGTACAGGTCTCGGCGCATCTCTTCTTGGATGGCTCTACGGCCAGGACCGTCCATATAATTGCTTTCCAAGTATTCATGCCCTTCATTCTTACCTGGTTATGCGTGCGGTTCTCTCGGTTCAAAGCATTCGTAAATATGTTAAGGTGTTAGTTGCTGCCGGGGCAGCACTGATTATATTGTCTACTTTAATGATTAAACAACATGTAATCTATGACGCCCTGGGTGCGGTTGTACTCGGCGAATGCGTCTTCACGATTATTACTGGGCTCTCGCTGCACCGTCGTCGCAGAAAAGAATCGAAATGGACAGAGGGGATCAGCTGA
- a CDS encoding HD-GYP domain-containing protein produces the protein MEVYRSFIFRLMRNYLIGSMGAVFVVGTVVMVSTLQIPNIQFVRLIIIVLISLLFMLVAELITLWAQLGPIRQFFAAEHHEKAELTKMYESIHRFPGQTIYRILGPHMLGFSLPAAGLTIWMISTGWLEFPYGYVAVAAACALLIAVMHALIEYFLTVRTVRPLLLEVRRRGKEQHGMEPSLGGRVLVSIQRKFQLSTALIGLFPLFLFFLATSIRLQYMDSEFAKEYILWAVLIVVLGGGFALVGSWLLIRDVRGPVAELTEEMNRIQEGDFGRRTPDLYADEFSALISGFNMMINRLEMRQERNRQLLQSYFSTLAAALDARDKYTAGHSMRVAEYSIMIGKLSGMNEEQADLLYKSALLHDIGKIGIPDEVLLKDGKLTDEEFAIIRTHPVLGESILLQIEPIDAMADFLPGVRSHHERYDGKGYPDGIAGEEIPLFGRIIAVADAFDAMTSDRPYRNGMSHEKALSILEEGKGTQWDPYFASLFIDEWRRQQHLQKSSERGVS, from the coding sequence GTGGAAGTATACCGTTCATTTATCTTTCGTCTGATGCGAAATTATCTTATCGGTTCAATGGGAGCTGTTTTTGTGGTAGGTACAGTCGTTATGGTGTCTACCTTACAAATACCAAACATTCAATTTGTACGACTCATTATCATTGTGTTAATTTCACTATTGTTTATGCTTGTTGCTGAACTGATTACGTTATGGGCACAACTTGGCCCCATCCGGCAATTCTTTGCCGCCGAGCATCATGAAAAGGCCGAATTGACAAAGATGTATGAGAGCATTCACCGTTTTCCGGGGCAAACGATATATCGCATTCTTGGTCCGCATATGCTTGGGTTTTCCCTGCCTGCTGCCGGATTGACAATATGGATGATTTCTACAGGATGGCTGGAATTTCCGTATGGATATGTTGCAGTTGCAGCTGCGTGTGCCTTATTGATTGCTGTGATGCATGCCCTGATTGAATATTTTTTGACGGTCCGGACCGTGAGACCGCTGCTGCTGGAGGTTCGCCGCAGAGGTAAAGAACAGCATGGCATGGAGCCATCGCTCGGTGGGCGTGTCCTGGTGTCCATTCAGCGTAAATTTCAGTTGAGTACAGCACTGATCGGTTTATTTCCATTATTTCTATTCTTTCTGGCTACATCGATCCGTCTTCAGTATATGGATAGTGAGTTTGCGAAAGAGTATATTTTGTGGGCAGTTCTTATCGTTGTGCTAGGCGGGGGGTTCGCCCTTGTGGGCAGCTGGTTGCTGATTCGGGATGTTCGCGGACCGGTTGCAGAGCTGACTGAGGAGATGAACCGAATTCAAGAGGGTGACTTCGGTAGAAGAACTCCTGATCTATACGCGGATGAGTTTTCTGCACTCATCTCCGGGTTCAATATGATGATTAACCGGCTTGAGATGAGACAGGAACGCAATCGACAGTTGCTGCAAAGTTATTTTTCCACCCTGGCGGCTGCTTTGGACGCTCGGGACAAATATACGGCCGGTCATTCCATGCGGGTGGCGGAGTATTCCATTATGATTGGCAAGCTGAGTGGCATGAATGAAGAACAAGCGGATCTGCTATACAAATCAGCACTGCTGCACGATATCGGAAAAATCGGCATACCTGATGAAGTGTTATTGAAAGATGGAAAACTCACCGATGAGGAATTCGCGATCATTCGCACACATCCTGTTCTTGGAGAGAGTATTTTGTTACAGATTGAACCGATTGATGCCATGGCAGATTTCCTGCCGGGTGTAAGGTCTCATCACGAAAGATATGATGGCAAAGGATATCCTGATGGTATAGCAGGCGAAGAGATTCCCCTGTTTGGCCGTATCATTGCCGTTGCTGATGCTTTTGATGCCATGACGTCTGATCGTCCATACCGGAACGGGATGAGTCATGAGAAAGCGCTATCTATTTTGGAAGAAGGAAAAGGGACCCAGTGGGATCCCTATTTTGCAAGTTTGTTTATTGATGAGTGGAGACGGCAACAGCATCTCCAGAAATCGTCGGAGCGAGGGGTCAGCTGA
- a CDS encoding anti-sigma factor domain-containing protein, with product MIERHEEWSDLAPVYVLGGLEAEEVAAFEAHLANCESCRQEVRELQEVTGFLPLAAEPVAPPPGMRARVLSNVLGHAQESAGTKPAAAPVQPEAPAVLQADLAPQHEAAQPGQGLPPETAVPAARAEEAAQAQPWQPQGRARARSSRAWRIASAALAAAALVLGIYAGQLQGQVDSLKQQAAGSSAVQEQLAQAQAQNAQLQERLASSMLPAQGMQTGEAVKLSPATQDIVAQGLATIVIDSKGTHLVVQAENLPTLEGNEAFQVWLIKGDTPQNAGTFLSHNGTGAIYYTLDSANDYDTVAITLEPDAMGDEPRGTMILAAKIKG from the coding sequence ATGATAGAAAGACATGAGGAATGGTCTGATCTGGCACCGGTGTATGTGCTGGGAGGACTCGAAGCGGAGGAAGTGGCAGCATTTGAAGCGCATTTGGCCAATTGCGAGTCTTGTCGCCAGGAGGTGAGGGAATTGCAGGAAGTAACAGGCTTCCTGCCACTCGCGGCGGAACCTGTTGCACCGCCGCCTGGCATGCGAGCACGTGTGCTGAGCAACGTGCTCGGACATGCGCAGGAGAGCGCCGGAACGAAGCCGGCGGCTGCTCCTGTGCAGCCTGAAGCACCCGCGGTGCTTCAGGCTGATCTTGCGCCGCAGCATGAGGCGGCGCAGCCCGGGCAAGGCTTGCCGCCGGAAACGGCGGTGCCAGCAGCCCGGGCAGAAGAGGCTGCACAGGCACAGCCGTGGCAGCCTCAAGGGCGCGCGCGTGCGCGCAGCAGCCGCGCCTGGCGCATAGCGAGCGCAGCCCTCGCGGCAGCGGCGCTCGTGCTCGGCATCTACGCCGGGCAGCTGCAAGGCCAGGTCGATTCGCTGAAGCAGCAAGCTGCAGGCTCATCGGCAGTGCAAGAGCAGCTTGCTCAGGCGCAGGCACAAAATGCGCAGCTGCAAGAGCGGCTTGCTTCATCCATGCTGCCTGCACAGGGAATGCAGACAGGCGAAGCTGTCAAGCTTAGTCCTGCGACACAGGACATTGTGGCCCAAGGACTGGCTACCATCGTTATTGACAGCAAAGGCACTCACCTGGTCGTACAGGCGGAGAACTTGCCTACTCTGGAAGGGAATGAGGCGTTTCAGGTTTGGCTGATCAAGGGCGATACACCTCAAAATGCGGGGACATTCCTGAGTCATAATGGAACGGGAGCGATCTACTATACGTTAGACTCTGCCAACGACTACGATACGGTCGCGATCACACTTGAACCGGATGCGATGGGTGATGAGCCGCGTGGTACAATGATTCTGGCTGCCAAGATTAAAGGATAA
- a CDS encoding arsenic resistance protein codes for MEKQQTWFYVVALFVGAAIGLGTPEWGSALHYTVSPVLAILLYSMFAQIPFLQLKESLSNLRFIGALLVANFIVVPVVVWLLTLAFPQPPAVLIGVYLVLLTPCIDYVIVFTQLGRGNEKLILAATPILFVIQMVLLPVYLWLFIGKEAAQVMQVGPFVEAFLFLIVFPLLLAILTQVVTKGKAGGERVMNATAWLPVPMMALALIVVVASQIGKVYNDFAVIVGVLPIYIIFLMAMPFLSRIIAALFRLDTGAGRAVIFSAGTRNSLVVLPLALALPQEWATIAAAVIVTQTIVELAGELIYIRIVPSVILRDR; via the coding sequence ATGGAGAAGCAACAAACGTGGTTTTATGTCGTTGCTCTGTTCGTGGGAGCAGCGATTGGGCTGGGCACCCCTGAATGGGGGTCAGCGCTGCATTATACGGTTTCACCTGTGCTTGCCATTTTGTTATATAGCATGTTTGCACAGATTCCTTTTTTACAGCTCAAAGAATCTTTGTCCAACCTGCGATTTATTGGAGCTCTGCTGGTGGCTAATTTTATCGTAGTGCCTGTGGTCGTGTGGTTGTTAACCTTGGCGTTTCCGCAACCTCCTGCCGTGCTCATCGGCGTTTATCTGGTACTGCTAACCCCCTGCATTGACTATGTTATTGTTTTTACACAGCTGGGTCGGGGCAATGAGAAACTGATACTGGCAGCAACGCCAATTCTGTTTGTGATACAAATGGTCTTGCTGCCGGTATATTTGTGGCTGTTCATCGGGAAGGAAGCGGCACAGGTCATGCAGGTGGGGCCTTTTGTGGAGGCTTTTCTGTTTCTGATCGTCTTTCCGCTGCTGTTGGCTATTCTTACGCAGGTTGTGACCAAAGGCAAAGCCGGAGGAGAACGGGTGATGAACGCAACCGCCTGGCTGCCAGTACCCATGATGGCTTTGGCCTTGATTGTGGTTGTCGCATCGCAAATCGGGAAGGTTTACAACGACTTTGCTGTAATTGTGGGTGTTCTGCCTATCTACATTATTTTCCTGATGGCTATGCCATTCTTATCAAGAATTATTGCAGCTCTATTCCGATTGGATACGGGCGCAGGCAGGGCGGTCATTTTCAGTGCAGGCACCCGAAATTCACTCGTCGTTCTGCCATTGGCGCTTGCATTACCTCAAGAGTGGGCCACAATTGCTGCCGCCGTGATTGTAACCCAGACGATCGTCGAGCTGGCTGGAGAGTTGATCTATATTCGCATTGTTCCTTCCGTCATACTGCGGGATCGATGA
- a CDS encoding sensor histidine kinase produces MQFSKMFVLNMGMLITIAYLASVFYKYIVIRASSRVKQICSLFVLIFAGWISTVFGFQLNDEVVFDLRFVPLIVAVLTYRQPYSVIIVGVGIGLTRLTFGINDATVAALINMSILGVVCAGLNIWMRRSDYRLIIKGVIVILIVNVVNSVNIAIVGVIPATYFFSHIMPYTLPVGILLSLVFAFILRDFQNEQNRILLIQSTNRLLSVQKEELQKAQIVLEDRAKQLMIASQYKSEFLANMSHELRTPLNSVINFAQMISENGDTMEQEDIVHFATMIEHSGQELLTLINDILDLSKVEAGRLDIVLEDISVAQLTEDAMTHFQLVAEKKGVELKLDKKPGLPETLWSDPQRVQQILRNLMSNAIKFTHQGKVTLTVSTKQMKKSGILSQWIVFSVQDTGIGIAEDKHQSIFEAFQQADGSISRKFGGTGLGLSISRDLARLLDGSIELESAEGKGSTFYLYLPLNREKMS; encoded by the coding sequence ATGCAGTTTTCAAAAATGTTCGTATTAAATATGGGAATGCTCATAACCATTGCTTACCTTGCTAGTGTGTTCTATAAATACATCGTAATACGAGCTTCATCACGAGTAAAACAGATATGTTCGTTGTTTGTACTTATTTTTGCAGGCTGGATCAGCACGGTATTTGGATTTCAGCTTAATGATGAAGTTGTCTTCGATCTTCGTTTTGTTCCTTTAATTGTTGCCGTTTTGACGTATAGACAACCTTATAGCGTTATTATTGTGGGTGTTGGGATTGGGCTGACCCGGTTAACTTTTGGTATCAATGATGCTACGGTGGCTGCACTGATTAATATGTCCATTTTGGGCGTGGTGTGTGCAGGGTTGAATATATGGATGAGACGCAGTGACTATAGGTTAATTATTAAAGGTGTCATCGTCATATTGATTGTAAATGTGGTCAATAGTGTGAACATAGCTATCGTCGGCGTTATCCCGGCTACATATTTTTTCTCTCATATTATGCCGTATACCCTACCTGTGGGTATTTTGCTTAGTCTTGTTTTTGCTTTTATTTTACGAGACTTTCAGAATGAACAGAATCGGATTTTGCTCATCCAGAGTACCAATCGTTTATTGTCTGTGCAAAAAGAAGAATTGCAGAAGGCTCAGATTGTGCTGGAGGATCGTGCCAAACAACTGATGATTGCTTCACAGTACAAATCGGAATTTCTGGCGAATATGTCGCATGAATTGCGAACACCGCTGAACAGTGTCATTAACTTTGCCCAGATGATCAGCGAGAACGGAGATACGATGGAACAGGAGGATATCGTACATTTTGCCACAATGATTGAGCATTCGGGTCAGGAGCTGCTAACGTTAATCAATGACATTCTCGATCTGTCCAAAGTGGAAGCGGGCAGACTGGATATCGTCTTGGAGGATATCAGTGTTGCACAACTCACGGAAGATGCCATGACTCATTTCCAGCTGGTTGCCGAGAAAAAGGGAGTAGAGCTGAAGCTGGACAAAAAGCCAGGGCTGCCAGAGACCCTATGGTCTGATCCCCAACGAGTCCAACAGATTTTGCGTAATCTCATGTCCAATGCCATCAAGTTTACGCATCAGGGGAAGGTCACACTGACCGTGAGCACCAAGCAAATGAAGAAGTCAGGCATTCTGAGCCAATGGATTGTGTTCTCGGTACAAGATACGGGAATTGGCATTGCCGAAGATAAACATCAATCCATTTTTGAAGCATTTCAACAGGCTGACGGGTCCATTAGCCGCAAATTTGGGGGAACAGGACTCGGACTGTCCATCAGTCGGGATTTGGCAAGATTACTGGACGGATCGATTGAACTTGAAAGCGCTGAGGGCAAGGGAAGTACCTTCTATCTCTATCTCCCGTTGAACCGTGAAAAAATGAGTTGA
- a CDS encoding RidA family protein → MKKPISTDQAPGAIGPYSQAVEAGDFIYTSGQLGLNPQTGEFGADVQEQTRLSLSNVKAILEAAGTSMNKIVKTTVFLKDMNDFVPVNEVYSTFFEQPYPARSAVEVARLPKDALVEIEVIALK, encoded by the coding sequence ATGAAAAAACCAATCTCTACCGATCAGGCGCCAGGCGCCATTGGTCCATACAGCCAAGCTGTTGAAGCAGGCGATTTCATCTATACTTCCGGTCAGCTTGGCCTAAATCCGCAAACAGGAGAGTTCGGAGCCGATGTACAGGAGCAGACCCGTTTGTCCCTGAGCAATGTAAAGGCCATTCTTGAGGCAGCAGGCACGAGTATGAACAAAATCGTGAAAACGACTGTTTTCCTGAAAGACATGAATGATTTTGTTCCGGTGAATGAAGTGTACAGCACGTTCTTCGAACAGCCTTATCCAGCACGCAGCGCGGTTGAAGTCGCTCGTCTGCCGAAGGATGCACTTGTGGAGATCGAGGTTATTGCCCTCAAATAG